A stretch of DNA from Spirosoma endbachense:
ACTCACATCAATTATGCTTTTGCCGTTCCGGCCGCTAATGGAGAACTGGCCCCATTGAGCGCCAAAGATGCCGAAAATCTGGCAACGCTAAACACGCTAAAAGCCGACAATAAAAACCTGAAAATTTTAATTTCCATCGGTGGCTGGGGCGGTTGCAAGTATTTTTCCGATGCAGCCCTCACTGAAGCATCCCGTCTCAAATTCGCGAAGAGCGCGGTTGCTTTGCTGAAAAAACACAAATTGGATGGCGTCGACATCGATTGGGAGTATCCCGACCAAATTGGCGATAATAACATCTTCCGGCCCGCCGACAAACAGAACTACACGCTCCTCTTTAAGGCCCTGCGTGAACGCCTGGACGAAGCAGGCAAGCAGGATAATCGCACAGGAGCCAATCACTATCTACTCACAACGGCTACTGGAGTCGATACCGCTTTCGTGAATCACACCGAGCTGGGCAAAGCACAGAAGTACCTGGATTACATCAACATCATGACGTATGATATCCATCATGGTAACGATAAAGTAACCGGCCACCACAGCAATCTCTATCAGTCGAAAAAGGGGAACCAGTCGCGAAACAGCTCAGCCGATGGCGTCGACGGGCATATTAAAGCCGGTGTTCCGGCCAGCAAAATCGTTCTGGGTCTTCCGTTTTATGGACGGGGCTGGGCTGAGGTTAACCCAAAGGATAACGGTCTCTACCAACCGTCAACGGGTAAGCACTCGTTCATTAGCTACGACGAACTGGCGGATAAATACATTGGTAAAAACGGCTTTGTTCGCTATTGGGACGACGACGCCAAAGCGCCCTACCTCTGGAATCCAACGACGCGAACGTTCATTTCCTACGCAGACGAAGCGTCTTTCGAGCCAAAAATTGCTTATGTCAAGTCAAAACACCTCGCTGGTGTGATGTTCTGGGAATACATCTATGATTTACACCAACAGAAACTCCTGAATAAATTGGTTAAGGATTTGGGCAAATAACGGAAGCCATGCTGATCGACTATTTGCCCGTATGACCGGCAAACGGAGTGTTATGGTATACTTTAATTGCCAGAGGCTTTAGTATGAAGTTGTAGCCTTTACGTTAAACTATGTTTCAGCTCCGATTGGCGGTCATCATCCTTTATAGCTTCCTGTTAGTTGCGTCCTGTCGGTCAACTTCGTCAAACGAAACGTCCAGTCCGGCTACCCCGCCGGTGGCCACTCAGCTTACGGGCAAGCAACTCAGTCAGAGCTACTGTGGGAGTTGTCACCAGTTTCCGGAACCGTCATTGCTCGATAAAGTAACCTGGCAACGGGGTGTCTTACCCCAGATGGCCTTACGGATGGGGCAATCGGGCAACTCGATGGCGGAATATATGCGCATTAGTCATGCCGATGAACTGACGCGGCTCATGGAAGCAAAGGTATTTCCCGAAACACCCTTACTCCACACCACCGATTGGCAAAAAATCGTTGATTATTATGCATCTGAAGCACCAGCAAAACTCCTACCACAACCCGCTCATACAGCTGTGCAGGTGGGCTTGCCGCTCTTTCAGGTGCAACAGTCGAAGCAGGCCATCGATGCATTCGTAACGCTTCTTCGCTTTGATTCAATTTCGCACCGTATCTGGGTTGGCGATGGACGATCTAATCTATATGCCCTCAATCAGAATCTAATCCGGATGGATTCTGTGCATCTGGACAGTCCGGCAACCGATCTGCACCCTCAGTCGGATGGTAGTTTTGATCTGCTTACGGTAGGCGTATTAAACCCCAATGACCGGCAAATGGGAACATGGCGGCATTTCACGCAAACAGGTATCGTTCCTCCTGCCCTACTGAGCGGCTTGCAACGTCCCGTTCGGGCTATACCAACCGACCTGAACCGCGATGGGCTGGACGATGTAGTTATCTGCCAGTTCGGCAATCATTTAGGCAAGCTAACCTGGCATGAACGACTGCCCGAAGGGTATCGTGAGCACGTACTTGATAGCCTGCCCGGCGCACGGCAACTTATTATTCGGGATCTTAATAATGACCAGTGGCCCGACATCATTGCCCTGCTCACTCAGGGCAATGAACAGGTTTCGGTTTATTATAATCAGCGAAATGGTCAATTCAGAAAAGAAACCGTTTTGCGTTTCCCGTCTGTTTATGGCTCCAGTGACCTTGCTGTGGCAGACGTTGATCACGATGGCGACCTGGACCTGATCTATACGAACGGCGACAATGCCGATTATTCCATCGTACTGAAGCCCTACCACGGTATTCGTATTTTTCTGAACGACGGCCGATTTCACTTTCGACAGGCGTGGTTTTATCCGATGTATGGTGTAACGCAGACCATTGTCCGGGATTTCGATCAGGATGGCGACGATGACATTGCTACAATTGCTCATTTCCCTGATTTTTCGCACCAGCCCAATGAAGGCTTCGTGTATTTCGAAAATCAGGGGAATCTACGTTTTTTGCCCCGAACATTCCCGGATGCAGAACGGGGTCGCTG
This window harbors:
- a CDS encoding glycoside hydrolase family 18 protein codes for the protein MKNQIRVLSLIILIFFFINYPYQASAQSAPTSPYVIIGYISGNGWTKNQIEARKLTHINYAFAVPAANGELAPLSAKDAENLATLNTLKADNKNLKILISIGGWGGCKYFSDAALTEASRLKFAKSAVALLKKHKLDGVDIDWEYPDQIGDNNIFRPADKQNYTLLFKALRERLDEAGKQDNRTGANHYLLTTATGVDTAFVNHTELGKAQKYLDYINIMTYDIHHGNDKVTGHHSNLYQSKKGNQSRNSSADGVDGHIKAGVPASKIVLGLPFYGRGWAEVNPKDNGLYQPSTGKHSFISYDELADKYIGKNGFVRYWDDDAKAPYLWNPTTRTFISYADEASFEPKIAYVKSKHLAGVMFWEYIYDLHQQKLLNKLVKDLGK
- a CDS encoding FG-GAP repeat domain-containing protein; protein product: MFQLRLAVIILYSFLLVASCRSTSSNETSSPATPPVATQLTGKQLSQSYCGSCHQFPEPSLLDKVTWQRGVLPQMALRMGQSGNSMAEYMRISHADELTRLMEAKVFPETPLLHTTDWQKIVDYYASEAPAKLLPQPAHTAVQVGLPLFQVQQSKQAIDAFVTLLRFDSISHRIWVGDGRSNLYALNQNLIRMDSVHLDSPATDLHPQSDGSFDLLTVGVLNPNDRQMGTWRHFTQTGIVPPALLSGLQRPVRAIPTDLNRDGLDDVVICQFGNHLGKLTWHERLPEGYREHVLDSLPGARQLIIRDLNNDQWPDIIALLTQGNEQVSVYYNQRNGQFRKETVLRFPSVYGSSDLAVADVDHDGDLDLIYTNGDNADYSIVLKPYHGIRIFLNDGRFHFRQAWFYPMYGVTQTIVRDFDQDGDDDIATIAHFPDFSHQPNEGFVYFENQGNLRFLPRTFPDAERGRWLIMETGDVDQDGDDDILLGSFFRPTGPEHMDLMNRWRKPGTGILLLKNNLKK